The Desulfovibrio sp. genome segment TCGCAAAAATGAAGCGATCACCAAACGCCAGGTTGCCGGTCTGAACGCCACGATACAATCCAGTCTGGTCGCCGCTGACGCCGGCGTTGCCGGTGACGAGCATGCGAAAGTTCGGATGGACCTGGATCCGTTCGTCCGTCACGGGAATGTGCAGAACCCCGTGGTCGAGGATCGGCACGAACGCCATTTGGAATTCCGGAGCCTTGGTGTTCAGTTCTTCCGCGACGAATAGATATCCGTTGCGGCAGGCCGTGGTGAATGGGCCATCACGCCACACGAAGCCACCTTGCGGAGAGGGATACATCCCGCCCAACAGATCGGTGAACTCGGTGTTGTCGCCGATCGGCGGCGCAATCAGGGGGATGCCCAGGCGGGCTGCGATTTGAGCGAAGCCTTGGCTTTTCCCTGCTCCCGTCGGACCCAGCGCCCACATGCCGACACCCTGCGTGCGCAGGACGTAGACCATGGTGCGAATGAAATCCAAATCGAAGATGAAATGCTCGTCGAGACGCGGAACGCACGGATGCCCGTGCTCAAAGCCCATGACTTGTGCCTTGCCGGCGTCAACGCCGAAGGTGTCGGTGATGCTGTACGACTTGGGAGTCAATTTGAACATGTTGTTCTCCGAGATGCGGAGAAGGCGCACTGATCCCCACCAGGGGAAAGTGACCCTCCCCTGAGGGATTGCGATGAAATATTGAGAGGTCTCAGGCAGCCGCGGCCGAAGGCAGGGGGAGCTGATACCGTGAATTGCGCACCGTCGTTTTGATCTGCGACGTTACGGCCTTGCGATAGGATTGGAGGACGGTCTGGTCGATGGCTCCAAACAGGTCATCGGCCATTGCCTTATAGTCCACGTACCCGCTTTGCTTTCGATACATATCGGCCAAGCTCGGATCGATGGGACCGTGGTGGTCTTCAATCAGTTGCTTGTAATCGATTGAGCCACGTTTACCCCACCTGGTCAGAGCGACTTCCCGGTCTTCCACCGGACAAGCCAACTTGCTGTAGTTGCCCATCAGCGCTTCGAGGTTTGCTTGCGCGTCCTTCAACCGCTGCTTCCTGGCATCTACGAGCTTGACCAAACGGTTCAGCTTGGCTTCCGCGGCGATATAAGCTTGCGCCTTCTCGCCCCATTCCAGCTGTTGTTCGTAATTGGTCGGGTAGACCACATCCTTTTCCGGATCAAGCTCTGGAGGAGTTTGAGACAGAACAAGCTGGTGGAATTCCCGGCCGATGCGTCGCATGTTTTCCCAGACGTTCGGCTTAGCCTCACGCCAGAGCACGAGATGGGCGAGGACGTTGCCCTCCTCATCGTTGAGACACATCAGCAGCATGCCCTTCGACAATTTGCCGACCGACATGCCGTATTGAAGTTGAACACCGCCAGACTGGACGGCCGGATGTTTGACACCTTGTTCCTGAATCTCGCGGAACACCTTTTCGCCTGGGGCCTTGATTTCCACCATGATCCCACCGTCGGTGATCCCGTCCGAAGAAAACCGAAACAGCGGATCTTCCTCGTCTTCGATGCAGTAGGGGAGCAGGAATTCCCCTCCCAGCAGGCTTTCAGCCAGCCGACGATTTGCCGGTTCGCACCTCTTGCCCCGAAGGACATTCGGATCGCGGGACAGATCTTCCGGAAGCATGAGCCCCACCTTTTCTCGCCACACCATTAGCGGGGTGAGATAGGCCGATTGTTTCATCAGCGCGGGCATGTCCGTGCCGGTGATGCCCTCTCTTCGCCAAGCCAGCCATTCCTGGCTGCCCTGGGCAACGTCGATGATCCTCATGGATTTCCTCCATCTTCTGATTGGGCAGCTTCGATCAGACCTTTGTCCAACAACCATTCGGAATATTGGCGAACGTTTTCTCGAAGTGCTGAATCTGTAATACCCGGTAGAAGGGTACTCTTGATGTATTGATTGGCTGGATTCCAGGCCTGCTTTTCACGGGCGCGGACGATGACTTCTTCGACCCTGCCACGAAGCGCGGAATCGATCAGATCAGGATCAATCGGACATAACACGATCTCTCGGTTACGAGCGTCCTCGATCTTGATTGACCGAACTGGATTGATCACCTTGTCGACCTCGTTTTCCGACACCTTAATGGCGCCATCGACATCGTCGACTTCGGTTTCGTCCATCAGGAAGCCGAGCCCACAAATCGAGAGCGTCACGCGACGCTTCGCTTTGGTGGTGGCCTTCATGATGGCGTTGGAAAGATCCGTTTCCTTGAGTGGCTGACCGGCCTCGGGGTGAGTCCGCTTGACCCGCTGTTGCTGTCCTTCATCGTATTCCCAGTAGTGCGTGGGATAGATGCGAGGAACGACGCCGATATCACTGTCCTGGCGCCCATTTGGCATGGTCGCATGGGCAGTGACCAGCAGGACCGTGTCCAATTCGGAACGTTCGAGCTGGACAATCGATACATTCCGCAGAGCGCGCAGCTGATCCGTACAATCCTTTCGGGCGTACAAGGTCAGCCGACCGTCGAGCTTTATGTATTCGAAGGGGCGCGTTATAGAGTTGAGCCCCAGGGATTCGCAGACACCGAGATAGAACTTCAAGCGTTCCTTCGGTGTAAGCTTTGACAGATCGCCGTTGGCAATCAGTTTTTCAAAGACTTCCGCAGCGTCTTGCTGCGAAGGCCCAATATTGGCAATGGCTGCCACCATGATGATGCTCCTGAAACAAAAAAAGCGACATCACGGGGGTGATATCGCTCGCTTCATCGCGGGATTGTATGAGGCCGCTCCTAGAAGGGGATGTCCCCATCGAGAATGCCGGGATCGTAACCACCTGCGGCTGGCGGCGTGTGACGGTTATTCCTTTGAGCGGAACCGCGATCAGACGTCGATGTTTCCGCAGGGGCCTGCCGACCACCGTCGCAGGGGATGATGGTATGCTTCGGGCTCCTGGTGACGACGACCTCGGTGATCGATCGCTCGATTCCCTGGGTGTCGTTGTACTTCCTCGTCTTGAGCATGCCCTCGATATCGATCATCGATCCCTTGCGAAGGTACTTTTCGCAAAAGTCCGCAGCGGGGCCTTGGACCGAGATGTTGTGCCACTCGGTGGAAGATTTGGTTTCGCCGCTCTCGCGGTCCTTCCAGTCCTCCGAAGTTGCAAGAGTGAAGGTCGCAACCTTGTCACCGTTGCCGAAGGTGTGAATCTTCGGATCTACGCCGAGATTGCCAATCAAACTGACGCAATTTTTGCTTCTAGCCATGATGGTTTCCTTGATGCAGACGTGCAGATCCACCGTGAACTGGCTTCGCGTGGATTGAACTGTCTTGATTGATGATTGGGCGCAATTCCGCCCGAATGATGGAGCACGTGTCTCCAGTGATGAAAGCCTGGCTTAGAGCGCTTGTCTCCGCAAAGGGAGAGGGCTTGTGGCGCGCTTGCAGTCCGAAAACTGCCTTTTGCCCGGATCAGACAAAGCTGAACACAACGCACGAATGCGTACAGGCGAAAGTGAGACCAGCGTACAGATCCTTTGTTGCCCGGTCAAGCGGGCAACCTGTGGCCAACCAGCGCAATTACTCCCGATTCTGCTCGATATAGGCCGGTCCCCCGATTTTTCGCTTCCTGTAGCATCAACCAATCTTCACTGCACTATGAGGGTTTGGTTCTATGGCTCAATCTCCCATTCCGGCGCGGTCGCCGGGTAACAACCGCCGGCCGAAACGGTCGCGCGAGGCCATCGAAGGTCGGTTGGATCGCGCTGCCAAAAACACCAGCATGTATTCGATGAACTACCTGCCTGTTTTGCTCAAACTGCAAACGGCATTTACCCAGAATATGGGCGAGAAGTTTTTCTATAAGCGCACGGTCGATGGCTTTCACAATGTCGACGTCGTCTTGCGCCTGATCGGCAAGGACCAGAACCTTGTGGACGGGCTGGCGGCCGACTTGAAAAAAGAAGCGGCCGAGTTGCTGGAAGCGGCTCATGCTGCGCGTGAGAAGGCCCTCGCCCGGGTCAAAGATGCCAAAGCTCTTTTGACCAAGGTAACCCACCCTCACGAAGCCGAATACCGTGCCACCACGCCGATGGCGATGAAATACCTGACCGCCATCCAGCATGTCGATGACACCGCGGCAGCTCTGGCCGCGCTCTATATGTCCGAACAAATCACCAGTTCGGAAATGCTGGCCGAGATCAATCAACTCACCGGCCAGATCGCGTCGCTCAGCATCAAGGTCATCCAGATGTCTCGCACGCTGCGGAAAATCGCCGAGAAGACCGAAGGGGTTGATACCTCTTTGCTGGGCGAAGAAGACACCGCTCCTCTGCCGGGTGAGCCGGCGGCGCCGGTGCCGACGCCCGCTCGTGCCGGTCGCAGCGAACGTTCCGCACGGCGCTCCGAGCCGGTCACCGGTCAGGTGCTTGAAACAGCAGCGGCCCAGTAATTTTCTCGTTCGGCAAAAAGGGCATCGCCGCGATGCCCTTTTTTGTCGGGTGAATTCTGCGCGGGCGAATCGGCACGAGGGAATGGAGTGAGTCGCAGATGTCTCTTACGAACTCGATGATTATGAGTTTGACGCCTGCGCAGATGCAGGTTTTTCTGCCCACCATCATCCCCTTGCTCTCGCCATCAAATATAAGCGTTCTGTCGCCCGCCCAGATGGCCGCGTTGTCGCCGGCGCAAATCGCGGCGCTGACCCCTGGGTAGGTGCGGGTAAGGAAGCTACCATGTTCGAATTCAGAAAGTATCCGTGCCTCGCTCCTGTAGTCTCGCCGAATGGCACCGTCGGCCCGGCCATGTTTGAAATTGGCGGTCAGTTGACCGACGACGATCTGCGGCGCATTGCTGCCGCCTACGGCTTTGATCTTCGTCTCAGTCTTTACGACGAAGATGATCTTCCCCTCAGCCTCATGCATCACGACGCCCCCGAAGTGATTGCCGCCCTCGAGTTACCCGATGAAGACGAGGACGGCTACGTGCGGGTCGGCGCTTGGGATACCGAGAACGGGGAGATCAACGTCGCGTATGTTTTTCCGCTCCGCACGTCCCACCTGGCGGTGGCAGTCGCCAACACGATCGTCGACTTGATTGGTCGTGATGGTCCGCGTGATGCCATGGTCGATGTTGTCGCTGTTCGACTGCAGCGCTTCCGTGATGCTGGCGATAGAAAGGTTCGGACCGCGCTCGAACAGTTGATTGAAGCGGTCGAACTCAACTCCGGCGCCGAGCCCAGCGGGTCTGTACTTGCCCGGGCCGTTGACGACGCAAAAGAAGCGCTGACGCCGATCACCGATCGGCAGTGCCTCAACAACATAACCGATGCTTTCGTCGAAGACATTCTATCCTTGTCTTATGCAGAGGTGCTCGCTGAAGCCGCGGAGGACGGCATTGATATTGCGGCAGAAGCGGCTAGGGGACGGGAGATGCTGGCCCGCGTCGCTCGTCGCACGGTCGGCTAAGACCGGTGGATGCTGCCTGATGACAGCCATGGAGGAGAAACGGGTTGGCTTTTTGTGATGCGCTCAAGCCTGGGACCAGCGCTGCAGCCCAGTAACTCGCACTTACCAAGGCGGGGCGACGGGGTATCCGCGTTGATCGGCTTGGTCGTCGGCCGATTGCCTTTGAATTCCCTTATGCACTTACGAGGAAATTAAAATGTGGTTTACGCCAGATGAGGAAAGGCGACGTCGGGAAGAGGATGAACGTCGACGCCGTGATGAAGAGGACCGTCGGCGACGTCTGCGCGATGAGGAAGACCGTCGCCGTCGTGACGAGGAAGATCGCCGCCGTCGTGACGAGGAAGATCGCCGCCGCCGGAACGAAGAGGATCGTCAGCGCCGTCTGCGGGAGGAAGAAGAGCGTCGGCGCCGCGATGAAGAAGATCGTCGACGTCGCCAACGGGAAGCGGAGGAACAGCGCCGACGCGCAGATCACGACCGTTGGCGGCGTGATGAAGACGCCCGACAGCGCCGCGAACGTGAAGACCAGGCGCCGCCGCCGCCATTCATGGGCTTTTAGCCGTTGCAGGGGCGGCATTGCGGATGCCGACGAGAAATCCCCCCAGGCGGTTGGCGTCGCCGTCGGCGATCAGGCGATCACGGCAATCGTCGGCTCCGTCGCCGCCCTGGGGGGACACCCCTTCCCACACGCTCGGAAGTACTACTTATCGCGCCCTTGCCCCGCGGCCGGCGGACAGAGCCCCTCCGCCAGCGGTTCGGCGGATACCGCAACGCTGCCAAGACCCAAGCCGCCTTGGCTGAGTGGCATTTCTCCACGAACATATTCCGTTAAATCGGAATCGCCCATTGCAATTCCGTTATGGCACTATATGCTGGCGT includes the following:
- a CDS encoding lambda-exonuclease family protein, which encodes MRIIDVAQGSQEWLAWRREGITGTDMPALMKQSAYLTPLMVWREKVGLMLPEDLSRDPNVLRGKRCEPANRRLAESLLGGEFLLPYCIEDEEDPLFRFSSDGITDGGIMVEIKAPGEKVFREIQEQGVKHPAVQSGGVQLQYGMSVGKLSKGMLLMCLNDEEGNVLAHLVLWREAKPNVWENMRRIGREFHQLVLSQTPPELDPEKDVVYPTNYEQQLEWGEKAQAYIAAEAKLNRLVKLVDARKQRLKDAQANLEALMGNYSKLACPVEDREVALTRWGKRGSIDYKQLIEDHHGPIDPSLADMYRKQSGYVDYKAMADDLFGAIDQTVLQSYRKAVTSQIKTTVRNSRYQLPLPSAAAA
- the ssb gene encoding single-stranded DNA-binding protein, whose translation is MARSKNCVSLIGNLGVDPKIHTFGNGDKVATFTLATSEDWKDRESGETKSSTEWHNISVQGPAADFCEKYLRKGSMIDIEGMLKTRKYNDTQGIERSITEVVVTRSPKHTIIPCDGGRQAPAETSTSDRGSAQRNNRHTPPAAGGYDPGILDGDIPF
- a CDS encoding AAA family ATPase, which produces MFKLTPKSYSITDTFGVDAGKAQVMGFEHGHPCVPRLDEHFIFDLDFIRTMVYVLRTQGVGMWALGPTGAGKSQGFAQIAARLGIPLIAPPIGDNTEFTDLLGGMYPSPQGGFVWRDGPFTTACRNGYLFVAEELNTKAPEFQMAFVPILDHGVLHIPVTDERIQVHPNFRMLVTGNAGVSGDQTGLYRGVQTGNLAFGDRFIFAKVSYLTPEQESGVLTRANPGLPEELRGYMIQTANEVRKLFLGEDGFGGGSLSTVISTRKLRQWANLTAAYAKVDANMKKAYFPKKALEVTLTCSIPAAEAQTINDLGQAAFGPDWQ